ACACTTTCGGACAGAAAGTCCGTGCGAAGAATGCTCTCCACCGTCGTGCTCTCGGCTTCGCCCTCGGTCACCCGGTCAGCGATAGAGCGGGTCAGCAACGCGCGCCCGATCCGAGGTCTACACGCTCGTCCACTGATGCCGACAGTGAGTTGCGTTCACGATGAATCGGTCCGTGAAGCGTCCGCAGTTCGAGGCCGGTGGCGTTGCGAGAGGTCTTGAGGACCTCCGCCATGATCGACACTGCGGTTTCGGCAGGGTTGCGGGCGCCGAGATCGAGTCCGATGGGGGAGTGCAACAGGTTCAGCTCGGCCTCGGTCATTCCCCGGCCGCGGAGAAGGTCGACGCGGCGCTCGTGTGTGGCACGGCTTCCGAGCGCGCCGATGTACACCGCGGTGGTTCGCAGTGCATGTTCGAGCAGCGGGATGTCGAACTTTTCGTCGTGGGTCAACACGGTGATCACAGTGCGTTCGTCCACGGGAGCGGTTTCGAGGAACTTGTGCGGCCACGCGACCACGACTTCGTCGGCATCCGGGAACCTCGCGCGCGTCGCGAACACTGCGCGGGCGTCGATGACGGTGACGTAGAAGCCGGCGAACTTCCCTAGTCGGCACATCGCTGCGGCGAAGTCGATCGCTCCGAAGATGTACATCCGCGGGGCAGGTCCGAAGAGTTCGACCATCACCTCGAGCGGGCGATCCTGTTCGCTCTCGCCATGGGTGAGGACTGCGAGCCCGGACTCGCCTGCCTGAACGAGGTCACGGACCTTGCTCTTGAACGACTCGTCACCGTCGAGAACTTCGGTGAGGCCCGGTCCTGCACATTCGTCCCAGGTGCGGTCTTCACTGACCACGGCATGCCGAGTCGGCATACCGACAGAAAGGTCGGTGAGCACCGCCACGGACGTACCCTCGGCGATCAGCCGCGACACCTCGGCGAACTCGGCACACGCGTGTCCGCTGATCAGCCGAAGGAAGACTTCGATGGTGCCGCCGCAGGTCAGCCCCACGCCGATCGCGTCGTCGTCGGCGACGAAGTAGGTCTCGGTTCTGGCGAGTCCATCGGCCAGCACCTCCTGGGCGAGTTCGTACAACGCGCCCTCGATGCAGCCGCCGGACACACTGCCGACGACGTCGCCGGACTTCGAGACGGCCATCGCAGCGCCCGCAGGTCTGGGCGAGGACTGCCAGGTTCGCACAACCGTCGCGAGAGCGAACGGCTCGTGACGTTCGAGCCAGGGAGCCAGATCGTCGAGGAGATCCCGCATGGCGCCGCTCTCCTTTCGGGAGTGAAGTGATGGTCATCACGTTAGCTTCCGGGCGTCCGGTTACCAGCGACAGAGTTCGCCCAAATAGTGTGGAAGTGATTGTCGGAAATCGCCATCGCGGCAGGAACTGCCCGATGCCGAGGTAGCTGCTAGTGCTGAGTCGGCCGCATACACAGCGCTGCCGCGGCGAGAGCATTGTGCTCCTGCCACGGACGGGCCACGATCTGCACCCCGATGGGAAGCCCGGATTCAGAGGTCGCAACCGGAACGACCACCGACGGCACGCCCAGGATGCTGATCGCTCGACTGCTGGCCAGCGCTTCGGACCACGACAGCACAGTGCCGTCGACGTCGAACCGCGTCTCGCCGATGGGCGGCGCCACGATCGAGGCGACGGGAAGAATCAGTACATCGCCCATCGTGGACAGAAGTTCGTGCCGCAGGACACTGCGCTCCGCCCACAGAGCCTCGGCATCGGTGCTGTGGGCGGGACGGACAGCTGCGAGAATTTCTCGAATGTTCGCACCGAATCCAGTGGCAGGCCCGTACTGCAGGATGTCCGTCTGAGTTTCGGCGGCGCGCATTCGTGTGAACAGATCGTTCGCCTTCCGCAATGCCGTGCCCGAGTAGGGCCGCATCGAGTTCACCGACGGTGCCAACCTGTCCGCCGATTCCGTCACGGCGGCGACAATCTCCGCAGACACCGGGACGGTGCCTTCCCCTGCCGCCCAGCGGACATCGAGCTCGTCGAGACGCACGCCTGCCGGATCCAACCATCGATATTCGGGCGAGGACGTCACGCGCAGCATCAAGACCAGATCGTCCAGATTTCTCGCCATCGGCCCGATCGTTTGCACGCTGCCGTGCATGGTGGCTGCGTTCGTCAGCACTCGCTCATCGAACATGACACCGGGATACTGGCCGTCGGGGGAGATCCGTCCACCCGTCGGCCGTACCGAACACAGGCCCGTGCAGTGCGCGGGCCATCGGACCGAGCCGCCGAAATCGGTGCCGAGTCCGACAACGCTCATTCCCGAGGCGATCGCCGACGCTTCACCGCCACTGGACCCGCCGGGGGAGCGGTCGATTCCATCCGGCGACAACGGATTCAAGGTGTATCCGAAGAGATCGTTGTGGGTGAGTCCGCTGGCACCGAACTCCGGGGTGTTGGTCTTCCCGATCAGGATGGCGCCTTCGGCACGCATCCGGGCGACTGCCGGTGCGTCGACGCGAGGTACGTTGCCCGCCAATGCCGTCGAGCCTGCTGTTGTTCTGACTCCGGCCGTGGCGATCAAGTCCTTGACGGTGAACGGAACTCCGGCGAGAGCTCCGACGGATTCACCGCGTGCCAGGCGCGCATCGATCTCGTCCGCAGCCTGCCTCGCGGACTCGGCGGCGACCGTGACGATCGCGTTGAGTCGCGGGTTCTCCCGATCGATATGAGCGAGGTGCTGCTCGATCACCTCATGGGCGGACATCGAGCGAGAAGACACAGCCTCGGCGAGTGAGCGAGCATCGATATCGATCGAATTAGCTTGTAACACAGGACAAACTCCTCAGCTGCTCGGTGGACTCGACATACATCACCGCGTCACAAGCCCTTCATTTCCACCACCCGCAGCGCCAAGGCGACATCCAAACGCAGGATCGGGTCCGTGGTGAAATGACCGAGGATGCTTTCCAGTTTTCCGATTCGGTAGCGCAGCGTGTTGTAGTGGAAATGCAGGACGCGCGCAGTTTCGGCGACGTTGCAGTTCGTATCCAGCAACGCCTGCAGGGTCTGTCGCAGATCGATTGCGTCGGCATCCTCTCCCGCCAGCGAACCGAGCACCTCGGTCGCGAAGGCCTGCAGCTCGTCGCCGTCGTCGACGAGGGACAGCAGCCGGTGCACCCCGAGGCTGTCGAAATGTGCCACCGAACCCGCGCCGTTCATGCGGCGGCCGACCATGACAGCTTTGCGCGCCTGATCGTAGGCCCGCGGAATGTCGGCCACGGAGTCGATGACGCGACTGACTCCGGTTCCGAAAGAATTTCTGCCGCCACCACTGTCGCCCGCGACGGAAGCGATCAGGTCCTCGACGACTGCGCGCGCATCCCCTTGTCCTGCCGGCATCAGCGTCACCACTTCGTGGCTGAATCCGACGACCGGAGCGAACCGGTCGCGTCGGCGCACGACCTGTTGCCAAGCAGCGGTGAGCCGCTCATGTGGCATCCGCCCGACGACGGGTGGTTGAACCGATTGTCCTGCAGTGGCTTCGGCTACCTGGTCGAGTTGCGCCACGATGACGACCATGCTTCGGTTCACATCCCAATCGAGCTGGGAGCAGTACTCGATGATCTGATCGGTGGGCTCGGCTGCACCGTTGAGGACATCGCGCAAAAAGTCACCGCGGAACTTCGATTCCACGGCAGACACCGCGAGCTTCTTCGTCACTGCCAACGCGACGACGGTCGCAGCGCGCTCGAGTGCCTGTATGGTCACCGGTCCGAGACCGCCTGACCGTGCAACCGCAACGATGAGGCCGTGATCGGTGCCGCCGGCATTGATCGGTGCCACCGCAATCTGACCGGAGGCCATTCCGGGTGCCGGTTGAAGACCCTGGTGGAGACGTTCGGTATGTAATCGGCCGGAGGGATCGAACAACGGCAACTTCTCGAGGGCTTCGAGGTCTGCGCTCGCTCCCGCTGTCGCCTGCACTCTGCCGTCGGGGGAGCAGATGACGACCGCAGTCTCGAACAGCGTCGCCACTTCGTCGGCGATCTGGGGTAGATCGCCGCCTTCGAGGACGATCGTGGTCAAGGCGCGGTGCATGCGGTCGGCGACATCGAGTGCCCACGCCTGGCTGTCGACCAGGTGGGTGTAGACCTCGGACATCACCTCGTCGAAGCCGATGTCCCGGGGGATGAGGAACAGTGGAAAGTCGAGTCGATCGGCCGCGTCGATCATCGCTGCGGGGACGTCGCCGAAGTATCTGCCCTCCTTGACACCGAGCGCCGCGGCGCCGCGTTCGGAGAGACCTTCGACGAGTTCGACCAGTGAATGAGCGTCGAACGGGCGACCGGAGTCCGCGTGTCGCAGGGGGAAGCCGGTGGTGACCAAGAGTTCGTTCGGCTTGACCCACGGCAGGATGTCCGGCACCTCGATGACGTTGACCCGTCGAACGACCTTCTCGAGACCGCCCTTGCCCGCGATCAACTTCGAGCCGGTCAGGCTGGGAAGCGCAAGAAGTTCTTCCACCGTCAACGCGTAGCTTGCCGGAGTCGACAAAGCCCGTGTCCGCGGAGTGAGATCGCCGACAGTTTCATTCATTGTTCGACTTTACCTGTCCGCCGTTAGGCCAGCAGTGGGGGTCAGTTCGTCCGAAGCGCGGGAGGAAGGACGCTCCGAACCCACTGAGTTGCCTGTTCGTAGGCGTAAGCGAGCTGCAAGACCGCCCGGTCAGCGCCATGGCGTCCGATGATCTGGACTCCCATCGGAAGGCCACGCGGATCGAACCCGACCGGCATCGCGGCGACGGGAACGCCGGTCATCGTCCACGGAACGACGGTCTCCATCCACCGGTGGTAGGTATCCATCCGGCGTCCGGCGATGCTCTCCGGCCAATGCGTGTCCTTGTCGAACGGAAATACCTGTGCGCTCGGCGCAAGAATGAAGTCGTACGTTTCGAACATTTTCGTCAACGCCGTCTGCCAGCTGTTGCGAGCCGCCGCCGCCTTCGTGACGTCGAGCGCAGTGAGGGTGACGGCGTTCTCCATTTCCCACAGCATCTCGGGCTTCATCAGGGCGCGGGTCCGTGGGTCGTCGTAGAGATCGACCATTCCGAGCTGCGCCCACCACCGCCACTTCAGAAACAACTCCCAGATGTCCTCCGGCTTGTAGTCCGGCAGGGCGCTCTCCACCGTGCAGCCGATCTGCCGGAACGTCTCGAACGAGGATTCGCAGATGTCGAGGACACCGGGTTCGGTCGCCAGGTAGCCGTCCCAGTCGCCGACCCAGGCGATGCGCGCCCCACGGAAGTTGCGTTCGAGGCTACGAGTGAAAATTTCGGGATCCTCGTCGATTCCCAACGGAGCGTTGGTATCCGGTCCCGCCATAGTGGAGAGAAGGTGTGCGACATCGGCGACGGATCGCCCCATCGGTCCGGAAACGGCGCCCTGAGCGATGAAGCCGGCCTCTGGAATTCGTCCCCAGGACGGACGAAAGCCGACGACATTGTTGAAGGCGGCTGGATTGCGCAAAGAACCCATGTAGTCGGTGCCATCGGCCACGGGCAGCATACGAAGCGCCAACGACGCGGCCGCTCCACCGCTACTGCCGCCGGCAGTGCGTGAGGTGTCGTACGGCGACACGGTCGTACCCCATATCGGGTTGTACGTTTGCGAGCCGAATCCGAACTCGGGTGTATTTGTCTTGCCGACGATGATGGCGCCCGCCGACTTGATCCGCTTGACGAACAGGTCGTCGGTGTCGGCAATCCGGTCCGCGAAGATGGGTGACCCGGAGGTGAACGGCAAGCCCTCGACCGCCGAAAGATCCTTGACCGCATGAGGAAACCCGTGCATCCACCCGAGGTAATGCCCGTCCGCCAGTTGACGGTCACGCACCTTCGCCTCGTCGAGCAGTTCCTCGCGGTCCCGCAACGCGATGATCGCGTTGACAGTTCCGTTGTGCAATTCGATGTGGTCGAGGTAGGTGGTCATGATTTCGACACACGACACCTCGCGGCGCTTGATCATGCCGCTGAGCTCGAGCGCATCGCGCATGACGAGATCGCTGGGGGCGTCACTCGGCCGCGTGGGGTCGGCGTACGCGACGGTGGCATCGCCCTCGTCGACGGGTTCGATGGCGTGCGCCATGCGCGTTCCTTTCAACTGGACGAAGACTGTGGTGCGGGGGGGCGATGCCGCGCCGAAGCCTGGATGTGCGGCTTCGGCGCGGCGCCGATCGAACGGGGTGTTGCTAGTCGCCGAGGTCGACGATGGCGGCAACGGGGCCGCCGCCCTCTGGACCCTGGTGTGCGGCCGACACCGATACGAACACTGCCGGGTCACCTGTCACGGACGCGGCGACGCCGCCGACGCAGGCCTTGATCTGACGGTGCCAATGCACGTCCGAGTCGTCGAGCATCGCATTGCGGCGGCCACGGACCGTTCCATCCTGGCTCGCTTCGCATTTGAGGAAGACGTTGACCAGCTTGCCGTCCAAGTCGCTGGTGCGGGGACGCTCGGGAAGTTCGAGACCGGCGTCGCGGATCGCATCCCAGATGCCGTCCTGATCGAGTGCATCTTTCATGACGCTGTGACCGATGCGGTAGCGGCCACCGACGCCGCGCGCGTTGCCGACTACGACGATCTGAG
This region of Rhodococcus sp. PAMC28707 genomic DNA includes:
- a CDS encoding XdhC/CoxI family protein, producing MRDLLDDLAPWLERHEPFALATVVRTWQSSPRPAGAAMAVSKSGDVVGSVSGGCIEGALYELAQEVLADGLARTETYFVADDDAIGVGLTCGGTIEVFLRLISGHACAEFAEVSRLIAEGTSVAVLTDLSVGMPTRHAVVSEDRTWDECAGPGLTEVLDGDESFKSKVRDLVQAGESGLAVLTHGESEQDRPLEVMVELFGPAPRMYIFGAIDFAAAMCRLGKFAGFYVTVIDARAVFATRARFPDADEVVVAWPHKFLETAPVDERTVITVLTHDEKFDIPLLEHALRTTAVYIGALGSRATHERRVDLLRGRGMTEAELNLLHSPIGLDLGARNPAETAVSIMAEVLKTSRNATGLELRTLHGPIHRERNSLSASVDERVDLGSGARC
- a CDS encoding amidase, producing MLQANSIDIDARSLAEAVSSRSMSAHEVIEQHLAHIDRENPRLNAIVTVAAESARQAADEIDARLARGESVGALAGVPFTVKDLIATAGVRTTAGSTALAGNVPRVDAPAVARMRAEGAILIGKTNTPEFGASGLTHNDLFGYTLNPLSPDGIDRSPGGSSGGEASAIASGMSVVGLGTDFGGSVRWPAHCTGLCSVRPTGGRISPDGQYPGVMFDERVLTNAATMHGSVQTIGPMARNLDDLVLMLRVTSSPEYRWLDPAGVRLDELDVRWAAGEGTVPVSAEIVAAVTESADRLAPSVNSMRPYSGTALRKANDLFTRMRAAETQTDILQYGPATGFGANIREILAAVRPAHSTDAEALWAERSVLRHELLSTMGDVLILPVASIVAPPIGETRFDVDGTVLSWSEALASSRAISILGVPSVVVPVATSESGLPIGVQIVARPWQEHNALAAAALCMRPTQH
- a CDS encoding PucR family transcriptional regulator ligand-binding domain-containing protein, giving the protein MNETVGDLTPRTRALSTPASYALTVEELLALPSLTGSKLIAGKGGLEKVVRRVNVIEVPDILPWVKPNELLVTTGFPLRHADSGRPFDAHSLVELVEGLSERGAAALGVKEGRYFGDVPAAMIDAADRLDFPLFLIPRDIGFDEVMSEVYTHLVDSQAWALDVADRMHRALTTIVLEGGDLPQIADEVATLFETAVVICSPDGRVQATAGASADLEALEKLPLFDPSGRLHTERLHQGLQPAPGMASGQIAVAPINAGGTDHGLIVAVARSGGLGPVTIQALERAATVVALAVTKKLAVSAVESKFRGDFLRDVLNGAAEPTDQIIEYCSQLDWDVNRSMVVIVAQLDQVAEATAGQSVQPPVVGRMPHERLTAAWQQVVRRRDRFAPVVGFSHEVVTLMPAGQGDARAVVEDLIASVAGDSGGGRNSFGTGVSRVIDSVADIPRAYDQARKAVMVGRRMNGAGSVAHFDSLGVHRLLSLVDDGDELQAFATEVLGSLAGEDADAIDLRQTLQALLDTNCNVAETARVLHFHYNTLRYRIGKLESILGHFTTDPILRLDVALALRVVEMKGL
- a CDS encoding amidase, which encodes MAHAIEPVDEGDATVAYADPTRPSDAPSDLVMRDALELSGMIKRREVSCVEIMTTYLDHIELHNGTVNAIIALRDREELLDEAKVRDRQLADGHYLGWMHGFPHAVKDLSAVEGLPFTSGSPIFADRIADTDDLFVKRIKSAGAIIVGKTNTPEFGFGSQTYNPIWGTTVSPYDTSRTAGGSSGGAAASLALRMLPVADGTDYMGSLRNPAAFNNVVGFRPSWGRIPEAGFIAQGAVSGPMGRSVADVAHLLSTMAGPDTNAPLGIDEDPEIFTRSLERNFRGARIAWVGDWDGYLATEPGVLDICESSFETFRQIGCTVESALPDYKPEDIWELFLKWRWWAQLGMVDLYDDPRTRALMKPEMLWEMENAVTLTALDVTKAAAARNSWQTALTKMFETYDFILAPSAQVFPFDKDTHWPESIAGRRMDTYHRWMETVVPWTMTGVPVAAMPVGFDPRGLPMGVQIIGRHGADRAVLQLAYAYEQATQWVRSVLPPALRTN